From the Teredinibacter turnerae T7901 genome, one window contains:
- a CDS encoding CPXCG motif-containing cysteine-rich protein, translating into MVFGTQLHNMLCPYCGEPIEILLDLSEAEQEFIEDCQVCCRPIQFSVSVDEVGEPQVRAISENDTW; encoded by the coding sequence ATGGTTTTCGGTACACAACTACACAATATGCTTTGCCCCTATTGCGGGGAGCCCATTGAAATTTTGCTGGATCTGTCGGAAGCGGAGCAGGAGTTTATTGAGGATTGCCAGGTGTGCTGCCGACCGATCCAATTTAGTGTTTCGGTGGACGAAGTCGGCGAGCCTCAGGTTCGGGCAATCAGTGAAAACGATACCTGGTGA